The following proteins are encoded in a genomic region of Rhodothermales bacterium:
- a CDS encoding TolC family protein: ARAQANEVGFQLDGLRQLILFEVEEAFRGLSIADAALTSTREAYRLSKEWLQMETVNFDLDLGDTENLVKAVRANLDLQADQYQATYRYNLAALKLLRSCGMLRQTIDSGILVE, encoded by the coding sequence GGCTCGCGCTCAGGCAAACGAAGTTGGTTTCCAGCTGGATGGACTGAGACAACTCATCCTTTTCGAGGTAGAAGAGGCGTTTAGAGGACTTTCAATTGCAGACGCCGCGTTAACGTCCACCCGCGAGGCCTATCGACTGAGCAAGGAATGGCTTCAGATGGAAACTGTGAACTTCGACCTCGACCTGGGCGATACCGAAAACCTCGTAAAAGCCGTACGCGCCAACCTGGACCTGCAAGCCGACCAGTACCAGGCGACGTATCGCTACAATCTGGCCGCGCTCAAACTCCTCAGATCATGCGGGATGCTCAGGCAGACAATTGACTCCGGCATACTTGTTGAATGA